One segment of Parcubacteria group bacterium DNA contains the following:
- the ftsH gene encoding ATP-dependent zinc metalloprotease FtsH, which yields MEKLIKNVSIIILVFLIISGIFILYNAPAQKPQDIGLSELVSEINDGKVKQITVSSNDLQVELQDETKQKATKESESSLTESLKNYSVNTDKLQEVDVQIKGESSASFWLTSILPFLLPFILIGAFIWFMMRQAQRGNSQALSFGLSKARMIDPKDKRKRVTFADVAGAKEAKEELKEIVEFLKHPKKFLAIGAKIPKGVLLLGSPGTGKTLMAKAVAGEAGVPFFNISGSEFVEMFVGVGASRVRDLFKQAKKSAPAIVFIDEIDAVGRHRGAGLGGGHDEREQTLNQILVEMDGFESETNVIVIAATNRPDVLDPALLRPGRFDRRVVLDLPDINEREAILKIHVKGKPLSENIALRTIAERTSGFSGADLANLVNEAAILSARRGKKIIEMSELAESIEKVILGPERRSRVINQKEKEVIAYHEAGHALLASFLSNADPVQKVSIISRGQAGGYTMAVPTEDRRLHSKSYFIDELGVLLGGYVSEKLKFDDITTGASNDLERATQMAREMITRYGMSELGPRTFGKKEELIFLGKEINEEKNYSENTAQSIDREISRFINEAYKTAEKIIKEKSGMLKSIADTLLEKETIEKEEFDQLIHPR from the coding sequence ATGGAAAAGCTTATAAAAAACGTATCAATAATCATTCTTGTCTTTCTGATAATATCAGGAATATTTATTTTATATAATGCTCCTGCTCAAAAACCTCAGGATATCGGGCTAAGTGAATTGGTATCCGAGATTAATGACGGAAAAGTAAAGCAAATAACCGTATCTAGCAATGATCTTCAGGTAGAACTTCAAGATGAAACGAAACAAAAAGCTACTAAGGAATCAGAAAGTTCGCTGACCGAATCTCTTAAAAATTATTCAGTAAATACGGACAAATTGCAGGAAGTTGATGTTCAAATAAAGGGAGAATCATCCGCTAGTTTTTGGCTAACATCCATCCTTCCTTTTCTGTTGCCGTTTATTTTGATCGGAGCTTTTATTTGGTTTATGATGAGGCAGGCGCAGAGAGGAAATTCACAGGCTCTTTCATTTGGGCTTAGTAAAGCCAGAATGATTGACCCAAAAGACAAAAGAAAACGAGTTACCTTTGCAGATGTGGCGGGAGCCAAAGAAGCTAAGGAGGAACTTAAAGAAATCGTGGAATTTTTAAAGCATCCCAAAAAATTTCTGGCGATTGGAGCCAAAATTCCTAAGGGAGTTTTGCTTCTAGGATCTCCGGGAACAGGAAAAACACTTATGGCCAAAGCAGTGGCCGGAGAAGCGGGAGTGCCATTTTTTAATATTAGCGGTTCTGAATTTGTGGAAATGTTTGTTGGAGTGGGAGCCAGCCGGGTTCGGGATTTGTTTAAACAAGCAAAAAAAAGTGCTCCAGCTATTGTCTTTATCGATGAAATTGATGCTGTTGGAAGGCATCGTGGAGCAGGATTAGGCGGAGGACATGATGAAAGAGAACAGACGCTTAACCAAATTTTGGTGGAAATGGACGGATTCGAAAGCGAGACCAATGTAATTGTTATTGCGGCGACCAATAGACCGGATGTTCTTGATCCGGCATTGCTTAGGCCGGGAAGGTTTGATCGAAGAGTGGTGCTTGACCTTCCGGATATAAATGAAAGAGAAGCTATTTTAAAAATTCATGTTAAGGGAAAACCGCTTAGTGAAAATATAGCGCTGAGAACTATAGCAGAAAGAACGTCGGGTTTTTCTGGAGCAGATCTGGCTAATCTAGTAAATGAAGCGGCTATTCTTTCTGCCAGAAGGGGAAAGAAAATTATAGAGATGTCTGAACTTGCTGAATCTATCGAAAAAGTAATTTTAGGTCCGGAACGAAGGAGCAGGGTAATTAATCAAAAAGAAAAAGAAGTTATTGCTTATCACGAAGCCGGGCATGCTTTGCTGGCTAGTTTTCTTTCTAACGCTGATCCGGTCCAGAAAGTTTCTATTATTTCTCGAGGACAAGCTGGAGGATATACAATGGCGGTTCCGACAGAAGACAGAAGGCTTCATTCTAAGTCATACTTCATTGATGAACTTGGAGTTTTGCTCGGTGGATATGTAAGCGAGAAATTGAAGTTTGATGACATTACCACAGGAGCTTCTAATGACCTGGAAAGAGCAACTCAGATGGCCAGAGAAATGATTACTAGGTATGGAATGAGCGAATTGGGTCCCAGAACATTTGGAAAAAAGGAAGAGCTTATATTTCTAGGCAAAGAAATAAATGAAGAAAAAAATTATTCAGAGAATACCGCCCAATCAATAGACAGAGAGATTTCTAGATTTATTAATGAGGCGTATAAAACCGCGGAAAAAATAATCAAAGAAAAATCCGGAATGCTCAAAAGCATTGCGGATACTCTTCTTGAAAAAGAAACCATCGAAAAAGAAGAATTCGATCAGTTAATCCACCCGCGTTAA
- the tilS gene encoding tRNA lysidine(34) synthetase TilS, with amino-acid sequence MMTNLIKTIQNTASLNNLWGRTSKIVVGVSGGPDSVCLLDILAGIKEKSEIELHIVHVNYALRGKDSDKDEKIVENLADNYAFGLSVLKIGGFKKNNISEEILRNIRYDFFEKIRKELNYDLVAVAHNQDDQVETFLIHLIRGAGLQGLAGMKYKNNKIIRPLLGISRKEISEYLKNERLKYRTDKTNKEDIFLRNKVRNKLIPILEKNFNPNIKKTIFDSTLNIFEDMSLISELSGKQLNKLEVLRASWILKLHPALQKRMILKKIEFVKGDLKNIESSHVEEILKIIKSTKSKNQRFSFQGLKLTRKGDRLNLAKIN; translated from the coding sequence ATGATGACGAATCTAATTAAAACAATTCAAAATACTGCCAGCTTGAATAATCTTTGGGGAAGAACTTCGAAGATTGTTGTTGGTGTTTCCGGCGGACCGGATAGCGTCTGTCTTTTGGATATTTTGGCTGGCATAAAAGAAAAATCTGAAATAGAATTGCATATTGTCCACGTAAATTATGCTCTTCGAGGAAAAGATTCGGATAAGGATGAAAAAATAGTTGAAAATTTAGCAGATAACTATGCGTTTGGGCTAAGTGTATTAAAAATAGGGGGTTTTAAAAAAAATAATATTAGTGAAGAGATTCTAAGAAATATCCGCTATGATTTTTTTGAAAAAATCAGAAAAGAATTGAATTATGATCTAGTTGCCGTAGCCCACAATCAAGATGACCAAGTGGAAACTTTTTTAATTCATCTTATCCGGGGAGCAGGACTTCAGGGACTAGCCGGAATGAAATATAAAAATAATAAAATTATTCGTCCGCTTCTCGGAATTTCAAGAAAAGAAATTTCAGAATATTTAAAAAACGAAAGATTAAAATATAGGACAGATAAAACAAACAAGGAGGATATATTTCTCAGGAATAAGGTTAGAAACAAATTGATTCCAATCCTTGAGAAGAATTTTAATCCCAACATAAAGAAAACAATTTTTGATTCCACGCTAAATATTTTCGAAGACATGTCTTTAATTTCGGAATTATCGGGAAAACAGCTTAACAAGCTCGAGGTTCTAAGAGCCAGTTGGATTTTAAAACTTCATCCAGCTTTGCAAAAAAGAATGATTTTAAAAAAAATTGAGTTCGTAAAGGGAGACTTGAAAAATATTGAATCATCACACGTTGAGGAAATATTAAAGATTATTAAAAGTACTAAAAGCAAGAATCAAAGGTTCTCCTTTCAAGGGTTGAAACTAACCAGGAAAGGTGATAGATTGAATTTGGCGAAGATAAATTAA
- a CDS encoding cytidylate kinase family protein, protein MIVSFNGDHGSGKSTIAQMVAKKLDYPRYYMGQIFRDIAKEKNITLEELHAGITDDVTIDKLVDDYLVDLSNKEKDFIVESRTAWYFIPKSIKVYFRVDSKKSAERVFLELQKENNRNEGAELDSIKKVEESLNKRKKMDDERYLKFYGINIRDDRNYDLVIDTTNLTIQEVFKKVMDFIKLKMDDDESN, encoded by the coding sequence ATGATTGTTTCTTTTAATGGGGATCATGGATCCGGAAAAAGCACCATTGCTCAAATGGTAGCCAAGAAACTAGACTACCCTAGATATTATATGGGTCAGATATTTCGAGATATAGCGAAAGAGAAAAATATTACGCTGGAAGAATTGCATGCAGGAATAACTGACGATGTGACTATTGACAAATTGGTAGATGATTATTTGGTAGATCTGTCGAATAAAGAAAAAGATTTCATAGTTGAAAGCAGGACGGCGTGGTACTTTATTCCAAAATCAATCAAAGTTTATTTTAGAGTTGATAGCAAAAAATCTGCCGAGAGAGTTTTTCTGGAACTTCAAAAAGAGAATAACAGAAATGAAGGGGCTGAACTTGATTCAATAAAAAAAGTTGAAGAGAGTCTTAATAAGCGAAAAAAAATGGATGATGAAAGATATTTAAAATTTTATGGAATAAACATTCGAGATGATAGAAACTACGATTTAGTTATTGATACCACTAATCTTACTATCCAAGAAGTGTTTAAAAAAGTCATGGATTTCATAAAATTAAAAATGGATGATGACGAATCTAATTAA